CTGGTATGTTTCGGCCTCAACAAGCGCCTTCATAAATTGATTCTTGCTGGCGCCCATGGCAACAGATGCCACATACACATAACCGTAAGTCATGGCCATTCTGCCCAGGTCTTTCTTACGCGTTGGTTTGCCTCCTGCCGCAAACTTTGCCACCGCTCCCGTGGGTGTTGCTTTTGAAGACTGACCGCCGGTATTGGAATAGACCTCGGTATCGAGGACCAGAATATTGACGTCATGGCCCATAGCGATCACATGATCCAAGCCGCCGTAGCCGATGTCATAGGCCCAGCCATCGCCGCCAAAGGCCCAGATCGATTTTTTGACCAGGTAATCGCTTCGGTCAAGGATGTCGCAAAGCAAGGCATTGGCCGAACCGTCACTATCGATCATCTCAAACTCGATGAGCTCTTCTATCTTGCGGCCATACTCCCTGGATTTGTCGCCGTCATACATATTTTCCAGCCACAATTGAAACGCCTCCTTGAGCTCTTTTGAGATGTCGGCGTCCAAGGCTTCGCGAACAAGATCTGCCAGCTTTTCTCGTCTCTGCGTTACACCCAGCTCCATTCCCAGGCCGTACTCCGCGTTGTCCTCGAAGAGGGAATTGGCCCAGGCAGGACCATGGCTGTCCTCGTTGACAGTATAGGGACAACTGGGCGCAGATCCGCCGTAGATGGAGGAACAACCCGTGGCATTGGCGATCATCATGCGATCACCGAAAAGCTGGGTGATGACCTTGATGTAAGGCGTCTCGCCACAGCCGGGGCACGCTCCGGAGAACTCAAAAAGTGGTTGCCGGAACTGGCTCCCCTTAACCGAAGTAGCAGGCATCAGGTCGTCCATGATCGGTAGCTCAGTTGAGAACTTGTGATTCGGAACCTGTTTTTCTGTTTGCGTGCCCAGAGGCCGCATGACCAGGGCCTTTTTCTTGGCGGGACAGATATCAGCGCAGTTTCCGCAACCCGTGCAATCGAGAGGGCTGACCTGGACACGAAACCGCAATCCCGTCAACTCTTTTCCCATAGCCTTTAAAGTGACAAAACTTTTTGGTCCTTTCTTGAGATCCTCTTCCCGTGCCAGGACCGGCCGGATAACGGCATGGGGACACACAAAAGCGCACTGGTTGCACTGTATGCAGTTCTCCGGAATCCATTCCGGCACATTGATGGCAACCCCCCGTTTTTCGTACCTGGTGGTGGCTGTGGGGAAGATGCCGTCCGGGCTGAATGCGCTCACAGGAAGTTTGTCCCCCTGTTGGGCCAGCATGGGCCGCATGACCTCGCTCACAAACTCAGGCTCGTCCTCTTTCAGGTAGGCCTCGTGGCCTGCAGTGGCCCACGACTTCGGCACCTTGATCTTTTTCAGGGCGCCTACGGCCTTGTCCACGGCCTGAATGTTCATCTGGACAATTTTCTCGCCTTTTTTCCCGTAGGTCTTCTTAATCGCATCTTTGATGTATTTAAACGCCTCCTGGGCAGGAATCACTTTTGCGATATGAAAAAACGCCGCCTGCATGACCATGTTTATGCGTCCGCCCAGACCCACTTGAGAGGCTATTTTGACGGCGTCGATATTGTAAAAGCTCAATTTTTTCTGGGCGATTGTTCTCTTCATATGATCGGGAATATTGGTCCCCATTTCTTTGACGCTCCACGGGGAGTTGAGCAGAAATGAGCCCTCCTGCCTGATGCCTTCCAGGATCTCGTACTGGGCAACAAATGCCGGATTATGACAGGCAATGAAGTCCGACTGGGTCAACAGGTAGGGGGACTGGATCCTGTGAGGCGAGAACCTGAGATGGGATATGGTGATCCCCCCTGATTTCTTGGCGTCATAGGAAAAATAGGCCTGGGCGTACATGTCGGTATTCTCACCGATGATCTTGATGGCGTTCTTGTTGGCCCCGACCGTGCCGTCGGCTCCGAGCCCCCAGAACTTGCATCGGACCGTCCCTTCAGCCGTGGGGTGGATCTCATCGCCAATCTCCAGAGAGGTGTGCGACACATCGTCCACAATACCGACCGTGAAGTGGTTTTTGGGACTTGACGCGCGGAGATTGTCAAACACGGCTTTGACCATAGTGGGGGTAAACTCCTTGCTCCCCAGGCCATACCTGCCGCCCACAATGACCGGAGTCTCTCCCTTTTCCTGAAACAGCGTGCATATATCCTGATAGAGGGGTTCCCCCACCGCCCCCGGCGCCTTGGTCCTGTCCAGAACCGCTATTCTTCTGCCTGTGACAGGAAGGGCCCTGAGGAAGTGTTCCCTTGAAAATGGAAGGTATAGACGCACCTTGATGAGCCCGACTCGCTGGCCCAGTCCGTTAAGGTAATTGACCGTCTCTTCGATCACATCACAACTGGATGCCATGGATACGATAATTCTGTCCGCTTCAGGGTCTCCCACGTAATCAAACAGATTGTACGTTCGACCCACCAGGGCGCTTACCTTTTGCATCTCTTCGGCGACGATATGGGGGATCTTTTCGTAGAACGGATTGGATCCTTCCTTGTTCTGGAAGTATATATCAGGGTTCTGGGCCGTTCCCCTTAGTTGAGGGTATTCAGGGTTCATACAGCGGCTTCTGAACTCGTCGATTGCCTCCCAGTCCACAAGGGCCGCCATGTCATCATAATCAATGAAGGCTATCTTCTGGATCTCGTTAGACGTCCTGAATCCGTCGAAAAAGTGAATAAACGGTAGGCTCGCCCGGATACTGGCAAGATGGGCCACAAGGGCGAGATCCATGTTTTCTTGAACCGATGCCGAGGCAAGCAGAGAAAAGCCGGTTTGTTTCACCGCATTGATGTCTGAATGGTCTCCAAAAATAGACAGGGCATGGCCTGCAATGGCACGGGCTGAGACATGAAATACAACCGGCATGATTTCACCCGCAATTTTGTACATGTTCGGAATCATAAGGAGCAGGCCCTGTGACGCGGTAAAGGTTGTGGACAATGTCCCAGCGGAGAGGGCGCCATGGACCGCGCCCGCCGCGCCCGCCTCGGACTGCATTTCCATTACTTTCAAGACCTGGCCAAAGATGTTTTTCCGACCATGGGCGGCCCATTGATCACAATACTCTCCCATACTGCTTGAAGGCGTGATGGGATAGATGGCTGCCACGTCACTCATGGCATAGGCTACATGGGCTGCAGCTTCATTTCCTTCAACGGTCTTGGTAGTCGAACTCATTTTCTTTCCCCCTTTATGTGGTATCCGGCATCCAGCGCCTAGCATCAGGCATCGGGTGTCATGCATCCGGTATCTAAACATAATCAATAAACTATATCGTCTCAGAAAGTCAACTATTTAAGTGTGCTTCCCCATCACCGAAACACCTCCCTCGCTTCCTTGCCCAGCTCTCCCAGGTGTTCTACTACGTGAATGCCGGCTTTTAGCATAGCGGCGATTTTCTCAGCCGCCGTTTCCCCGCTGGCCGATATGATGGCTCCGGCGTGTCCCATACGCTTTCCAGGCGTGGCAGTGAGGCCCGCAACAAATCCCATCACGGGCTTTTTGAAATGATCCCTGATGTATTCGGCAGCAGCCTCCTCGTCATTTCCCCCGATCTCTCCGATAAGCACCACGCCTTCGGTCTCAGGGTCTTTGTTAAAGAGCTTCAAGATGTCTACAAAGGAAGAACCGATGATCGGATCGCCCCCGATCCCGAGACAGGTGCTCTGGCCCAGGCCGCTTTGGGTGAGTTGGTGCACCACCTCATAGGTGAGCGTGCCGCTTCTTGATACTACACCTATAGAACCCTCTTTGTGGATATGGCCGGGCATGA
This portion of the Deltaproteobacteria bacterium genome encodes:
- the nifJ gene encoding pyruvate:ferredoxin (flavodoxin) oxidoreductase; this encodes MSSTTKTVEGNEAAAHVAYAMSDVAAIYPITPSSSMGEYCDQWAAHGRKNIFGQVLKVMEMQSEAGAAGAVHGALSAGTLSTTFTASQGLLLMIPNMYKIAGEIMPVVFHVSARAIAGHALSIFGDHSDINAVKQTGFSLLASASVQENMDLALVAHLASIRASLPFIHFFDGFRTSNEIQKIAFIDYDDMAALVDWEAIDEFRSRCMNPEYPQLRGTAQNPDIYFQNKEGSNPFYEKIPHIVAEEMQKVSALVGRTYNLFDYVGDPEADRIIVSMASSCDVIEETVNYLNGLGQRVGLIKVRLYLPFSREHFLRALPVTGRRIAVLDRTKAPGAVGEPLYQDICTLFQEKGETPVIVGGRYGLGSKEFTPTMVKAVFDNLRASSPKNHFTVGIVDDVSHTSLEIGDEIHPTAEGTVRCKFWGLGADGTVGANKNAIKIIGENTDMYAQAYFSYDAKKSGGITISHLRFSPHRIQSPYLLTQSDFIACHNPAFVAQYEILEGIRQEGSFLLNSPWSVKEMGTNIPDHMKRTIAQKKLSFYNIDAVKIASQVGLGGRINMVMQAAFFHIAKVIPAQEAFKYIKDAIKKTYGKKGEKIVQMNIQAVDKAVGALKKIKVPKSWATAGHEAYLKEDEPEFVSEVMRPMLAQQGDKLPVSAFSPDGIFPTATTRYEKRGVAINVPEWIPENCIQCNQCAFVCPHAVIRPVLAREEDLKKGPKSFVTLKAMGKELTGLRFRVQVSPLDCTGCGNCADICPAKKKALVMRPLGTQTEKQVPNHKFSTELPIMDDLMPATSVKGSQFRQPLFEFSGACPGCGETPYIKVITQLFGDRMMIANATGCSSIYGGSAPSCPYTVNEDSHGPAWANSLFEDNAEYGLGMELGVTQRREKLADLVREALDADISKELKEAFQLWLENMYDGDKSREYGRKIEELIEFEMIDSDGSANALLCDILDRSDYLVKKSIWAFGGDGWAYDIGYGGLDHVIAMGHDVNILVLDTEVYSNTGGQSSKATPTGAVAKFAAGGKPTRKKDLGRMAMTYGYVYVASVAMGASKNQFMKALVEAETYQGPSLLIAYAPCINHGINMGRSQHEEKRAVEAGYWTLYRYDPRRKEAGENPFILDSKEPKRDFQEFLMGEVRYSSLTRTFPENAKVLFQQAEKEMRERYQAYKQMAGQEESESSKPKARRPIGELKAQS
- the sucD gene encoding succinate--CoA ligase subunit alpha, whose amino-acid sequence is MSILIDKETRLLVQGITGREGSFHARQCVAYWTNVVGGVTPGKGGQKLDGIPVFNTIRDAVENTGANASLIFVPPPFAADAIMESAAAGLPLAICITEGIPVHDMFKVLRFLRRRNCRLIGPNCPGVISPGLCKAGIMPGHIHKEGSIGVVSRSGTLTYEVVHQLTQSGLGQSTCLGIGGDPIIGSSFVDILKLFNKDPETEGVVLIGEIGGNDEEAAAEYIRDHFKKPVMGFVAGLTATPGKRMGHAGAIISASGETAAEKIAAMLKAGIHVVEHLGELGKEAREVFR